A single window of Scylla paramamosain isolate STU-SP2022 chromosome 27, ASM3559412v1, whole genome shotgun sequence DNA harbors:
- the LOC135114325 gene encoding histone H3-like, translating to MARTKQTARKSTGGKAPRKQLATKAACKSAPATGGVKKPHRCRPGTVALREIRCYQKSTELLIRKPLFQRLVREIAQDFKTDLRFQSSAVMALQEASEAYLVGLFEDTNLCAIHAKRVTIMPKDIQLARRIRGERA from the coding sequence atggcacgtaccaagcaaacggctcgcaagtccactggtggcaaggcgccccgcaagcagcttgctacaaaggcagcttgtaagtctgctccagccactggaggtgtcaagaaaccccaccgctgcaggcctggaaccgttgctctccgtgagatccgctgttatcagaagagcactgagctgcttatcaggaaaccgcttttccagcgcctggtgcgtgaaattgctcaggatttcaagactgacctccgcttccagtcctctgctgtcatggctctccaggaagcttccgaggcttacctcgtgggtctgtttgaggataccaacctgtgcgccatccatgccaagcgcgtgactatcatgccaaaggacatccaactggctcgtcgcatccgtggcgagcgtgcctaa